In one window of Gymnogyps californianus isolate 813 chromosome 7, ASM1813914v2, whole genome shotgun sequence DNA:
- the TSSK6 gene encoding testis-specific serine/threonine-protein kinase 6, producing MPKNNTGEKLLHELGYRLGHTLGEGSFSKVKAATSNKYKGPLAIKVVDRRRAPPAFVYKFLPRELSIVRKIRHPNIVRIFELIEVCNGKLYIVMEAAATDLLQLVRQLGKLPCVPKARDIFAQVVGAVRYLHDRNLVHRDLKCENVLLTADGRRAKLSDFGFSKEANSYPDLSTTFCGSAAYASPEVLMGIPYDAKKYDMWSLGVMLYVMVTGYMPFDDTHIRSMPQRQKKGVLYPEGLPPLPEPCQALIAQLLRFSPASRPGVEQVAKNSWLKGDI from the coding sequence ATGCCAAAAAACAATACAGGAGAGAAGCTACTTCATGAGCTGGGCTACAGGCTGGGTCACACATTAGGGGAGGGCAGCTTCTCCAAGGTGAAAGCGGCCACCTCCAACAAATACAAGGGCCCCTTAGCCATCAAGGTGGTGGACCGGCGACGAGCACCCCCAGCCTTCGTGTACAAGTTTCTGCCCCGGGAGCTCTCCATCGTGCGCAAGATCCGGCACCCCAACATCGTGCGCATCTTCGAGCTCATTGAGGTCTGCAATGGGAAGCTCTACATCGTGATGGAGGCGGCAGCCACGgacctgctgcagctggtgcGGCAGCTGGGGAAGCTGCCCTGCGTCCCCAAGGCCCGGGACATCTTTGCGCAGGTCGTGGGAGCCGTGCGCTACCTGCACGACCGCAACTTGGTGCACCGGGATCTCAAGTGTGAGAACGTGCTGCTCACCGCTGATGGCCGCCGCGCCAAACTTAGTGACTTTGGTTTTAGCAAGGAGGCCAACAGCTACCCAGACCTGAGCACCACGTTCTGCGGGTCAGCAGCCTACGCTTCCCCAGAGGTGCTGATGGGCATCCCCTACGACGCCAAGAAGTACGACATGTGGAGCCTGGGGGTGATGCTCTACGTGATGGTGACCGGCTACATGCCCTTTGACGATACCCACATCCGCAGCATGCCCCAGCGGCAGAAGAAAGGGGTGCTGTACCCGGAGGGGCTGCCCCCGCTGCCGGAGCCCTGCCAAGCCCTCATCGCCCAGCTGCTCCGGTTCAGCCCAGCCTCCCGGCCCGGCGTGGAGCAGGTGGCCAAGAACAGCTGGCTGAAGGGGGACATCTGA